One genomic window of Thermococcus indicus includes the following:
- a CDS encoding serine/threonine-protein kinase, whose amino-acid sequence MRSAALKMGVLLGIIAVLFAASISQAVTESWAKAYSDIDPEETVRVVNLNGDSVLLGNSREGVVIARITENGEVAWSKLIKGDYDLEGEALEGGPDGHIIIGGSVGDGRGVWLAKLDENGKVVWSRVYLSLEGKDLVAIGVDGDGNVFGLVGLKSQDEYLVFKLDPSGSLEWVRRYKGTYDLKLVKIEPLENDYLLLAGNRGKSPAVAVLSPGGVVMWGKVYGIYSRAELRDVAITDDGIILVGNVESGGGEKGFLVKLRPNGAVASAETYSWGDVRLSIERVLPGKENLVLIGTATRIFNSGDIVVLLTDGSGKIKEQAAYTAPLSGRVLDASPGDETLTIAMRSYLNTSLAQVALLTLDPGAMPRECRGCRDSNVSGMQASISISSDRFLQPDQPSVPPLVPDSTGIQVSKFPLRVSGSVILGGGEMKAEGINTAYIIGALLALVVIGEVVAKAKGGKSRKKPKSAKVKAEEKPAPAQEIRAEPRKPAPKPVEVKKSKAEKPEEPAVPEVKKPDLPEPPVPGFPPALLSRYEPLEFIGEGGFAKVFKVKRKKDGKVVSLKIPRIDERTSKTFIKEVSAWLHLSHENIARLYDVDILPIPYLEMEYVEGVKLNGKTVRDLDGYPKPLDEKTALKLIKGIADGLKHAHGKGIYHRDLKPLNILLKADLTPKITDWGLAKLGTMSSSRSVLGYTPLYASPEHLMPSKYGHTDHRTDIWQLGVTFYELLTGKLPFEGYTYEEVFGKIVDENYKFTPPSKINPGLAKYDGIFEKLLAKRKEDRYQSVEEFLKGLEILQEVEKRKVELEKEVEELKKSLARSLEALKRSKTAEETLRNRRIVVETLGKLALTYAELNRKAELLNTLNDLKFYTVRNLTDLTNAISTVEILIKENVPISDDFMERLKVLVHNIKRENGA is encoded by the coding sequence ATGAGATCAGCCGCGTTAAAAATGGGCGTTCTCCTAGGAATCATTGCAGTTCTCTTTGCGGCTTCAATCTCACAGGCTGTAACGGAATCGTGGGCAAAGGCTTACTCTGACATCGACCCCGAGGAAACAGTCAGGGTAGTCAATCTAAATGGCGATTCGGTTCTCCTTGGAAACTCGAGGGAGGGCGTGGTGATAGCGAGGATAACGGAAAACGGGGAAGTCGCCTGGTCCAAGCTCATCAAGGGTGATTATGATCTAGAAGGGGAAGCACTGGAAGGAGGACCCGATGGGCACATCATAATCGGGGGATCCGTTGGGGACGGCAGGGGAGTGTGGCTCGCCAAGCTCGACGAAAACGGGAAGGTTGTGTGGTCCAGGGTTTACCTATCGCTTGAGGGTAAGGATCTGGTTGCAATAGGGGTGGACGGAGATGGGAACGTTTTCGGGCTGGTTGGACTGAAATCCCAGGACGAGTACCTCGTCTTCAAGCTCGATCCCTCTGGAAGTCTGGAGTGGGTTCGCAGGTACAAGGGGACATACGACCTCAAGCTCGTGAAGATAGAGCCACTGGAAAACGATTACCTCCTGCTGGCCGGCAACAGGGGGAAAAGCCCAGCGGTTGCAGTGCTCTCCCCCGGTGGCGTCGTGATGTGGGGGAAGGTGTACGGCATCTATTCCCGGGCGGAGCTGAGGGACGTGGCCATAACGGACGATGGAATCATTCTCGTGGGCAACGTGGAATCCGGTGGAGGGGAGAAGGGTTTCCTGGTGAAGTTGAGGCCGAACGGCGCGGTGGCCTCGGCGGAAACGTACTCCTGGGGGGACGTGAGGTTATCCATCGAACGGGTTCTTCCAGGGAAAGAAAACCTAGTGCTGATAGGGACCGCAACGCGCATCTTCAACTCCGGAGACATCGTAGTCCTCCTGACGGACGGTAGCGGGAAGATCAAGGAACAGGCAGCCTACACCGCCCCCCTGAGCGGTCGCGTGCTTGACGCGTCGCCGGGAGACGAAACGCTAACGATAGCCATGAGGTCGTACCTGAACACGAGCCTGGCGCAAGTGGCACTCCTAACCCTGGATCCGGGGGCAATGCCGAGGGAATGCAGAGGGTGCAGGGACTCCAACGTCTCCGGGATGCAGGCTTCTATATCCATCAGCTCGGATAGGTTCCTTCAACCCGACCAGCCCTCGGTGCCGCCGCTGGTTCCCGACTCCACGGGAATCCAGGTCTCCAAGTTTCCCCTCAGGGTATCGGGTAGTGTGATTCTGGGCGGGGGAGAAATGAAGGCGGAAGGAATCAACACAGCCTACATCATCGGTGCGCTCTTAGCCCTTGTTGTCATTGGTGAAGTTGTAGCAAAAGCCAAGGGCGGAAAGTCCAGGAAGAAACCGAAGAGCGCGAAGGTTAAAGCGGAAGAAAAGCCCGCACCAGCCCAAGAAATTAGGGCGGAACCCAGAAAACCTGCACCAAAGCCGGTAGAAGTCAAAAAGTCTAAAGCTGAAAAGCCCGAAGAACCAGCTGTGCCAGAAGTGAAGAAGCCCGACCTTCCCGAACCTCCGGTCCCGGGCTTTCCACCTGCCTTGCTCTCCCGCTACGAACCCCTTGAGTTCATCGGCGAGGGAGGCTTTGCAAAGGTCTTCAAGGTTAAGCGGAAGAAAGACGGCAAGGTCGTCTCCTTAAAAATCCCGCGCATAGACGAAAGGACGAGCAAGACGTTCATAAAGGAGGTCTCCGCCTGGCTCCACCTAAGCCACGAGAACATCGCCAGGCTCTACGACGTGGACATTCTCCCGATTCCATACCTCGAGATGGAGTACGTCGAAGGTGTAAAACTCAACGGAAAAACCGTTAGGGACCTCGACGGCTACCCGAAGCCCCTCGATGAGAAGACCGCCTTAAAGCTCATCAAAGGCATTGCCGACGGACTCAAGCACGCCCACGGTAAGGGAATCTACCACCGCGACCTAAAACCCTTAAACATCCTCCTCAAGGCAGACCTAACGCCGAAGATAACGGACTGGGGCTTGGCAAAGCTCGGAACAATGAGTTCGAGCAGGAGTGTTTTGGGCTATACCCCGCTTTACGCTTCTCCGGAGCACTTAATGCCGAGCAAGTACGGGCACACGGACCATAGAACTGACATCTGGCAGCTGGGGGTTACTTTCTACGAGCTATTAACTGGTAAACTGCCCTTCGAGGGCTACACCTATGAGGAGGTCTTCGGCAAGATAGTTGACGAGAACTACAAGTTCACTCCGCCCTCAAAGATAAATCCGGGGCTGGCGAAGTACGATGGGATCTTTGAGAAGCTCCTCGCGAAGAGAAAGGAAGACCGCTATCAATCGGTTGAGGAGTTCCTCAAAGGCCTGGAAATACTTCAAGAAGTTGAGAAGAGAAAAGTCGAGCTCGAGAAGGAAGTTGAGGAGCTGAAGAAGTCCCTGGCAAGGAGCTTAGAAGCGTTAAAGAGGAGCAAGACGGCCGAGGAAACCCTGAGGAACAGGCGCATTGTTGTTGAGACCCTTGGAAAACTGGCGTTGACCTATGCTGAGCTTAACAGGAAGGCTGAACTGTTGAACACGCTCAACGACCTGAAGTTTTACACAGTTCGGAACCTGACGGATCTAACCAACGCGATAAGCACCGTGGAGATTCTCATTAAGGAGAACGTTCCCATCAGTGACGACTTTATGGAAAGGCTTAAGGTTTTGGTGCACAACATAAAGAGGGAAAACGGGGCGTGA
- a CDS encoding PP2C family protein-serine/threonine phosphatase: MAESNGGTMAIFLPFLSGISHVGRRYNNEDNFLILKLPDAYLLAVADGLGGHSSGEVASGIAIEVLKETFLGEYEPGAPRYLTRITLKKAYELAHSRIVENATGERKGMGTTLVSALVSPGRVLVANIGDSRAYLIRNGRIIARTKDHSLVQELVDKGEITPDEARRHPMRNIITRALGAKFEVDFYEWKLRHGDVLLLSSDGLHDYVDEERIVEIASRGENAEEIAKELIEEALPVTRDNVTVVVWK; encoded by the coding sequence ATGGCCGAGTCCAATGGGGGAACGATGGCAATTTTTCTTCCATTTTTATCCGGCATAAGCCACGTTGGGAGAAGATACAACAACGAGGATAACTTCTTAATCCTGAAACTGCCCGACGCATACCTCCTGGCGGTGGCCGATGGGCTTGGGGGTCATAGCTCCGGCGAGGTGGCTTCCGGGATTGCAATAGAGGTTCTGAAAGAGACGTTTCTCGGGGAGTACGAACCTGGCGCTCCCCGGTATCTCACCCGGATAACTCTCAAGAAAGCGTACGAGCTGGCACACTCTAGAATAGTGGAGAACGCCACGGGAGAGAGGAAGGGAATGGGGACAACCCTGGTGTCCGCCCTTGTTTCCCCGGGGAGGGTTCTCGTAGCCAACATTGGCGACAGCAGGGCCTACCTGATAAGGAACGGAAGGATCATCGCCAGGACGAAAGACCACTCGCTCGTCCAGGAGCTCGTTGATAAAGGTGAGATAACTCCTGATGAAGCGAGGAGGCACCCGATGCGGAACATCATAACGAGGGCCCTTGGGGCCAAATTTGAGGTTGATTTTTACGAATGGAAGCTGAGACACGGGGACGTTCTCCTGCTTAGCTCCGACGGGCTGCACGACTACGTGGACGAAGAAAGAATAGTCGAGATAGCCTCGCGGGGCGAGAACGCTGAAGAGATAGCGAAGGAGCTGATTGAAGAGGCCCTGCCCGTCACAAGGGATAACGTGACGGTGGTGGTGTGGAAATGA
- a CDS encoding PEGA domain-containing protein, giving the protein MGGGVWGVVFMKNKKLCAVILFFLAIILSANNVSSASSNLSNYLLWQRDNPAGCAIAMNDQYIAIGQDGWITGGISRIYLVDITGNMLWSYQFQDISYLIDIAISSENNIIVAISQQELVALTPQGKTLYKQSIWGGDYVSVDTTSYGEYTVVGTGIMADTNEGPKQWGEIYLVSSSGSITWKKTIDGKSITAVAISDDGSYIVAGTGCLSGTGEISSSQCGEIYILDKSGNIINQYITSANVDSIDISPDGKYISVGLTNGDLLILDRSTLLLVGEYHYSSSIHSVSISGPPYKIAATFFTSVVILDIRGNELLKGDVGRGPVYVAITKNGNNLAVINEEELQMYTIIPPHITVRSYPSGAEVYLNGRLIGQTPIENYQVDPGTYEVKIIKEGYQDYTTTVTLDAGESKTISATLTPTFGYLTIYSSPSGAEVYLNGTYIGTTPVENHKLDVGTYEIEIKKESYSQYTQKVTINPGETTTLNVNLNELPASLRIESTPSGAEVYINGDYYGTTPIETTLSAGTYTIRITKQDYEDYTTKITLEAGGEKKLTATLTPKFGYLTVTSSPSGAEVYVDSNYIGTTPLEDYKLSTGEHSVVVKKNDYQDYETTVTIEPGKTEKLEVTLSKEPGTLKITSEPSGAKVYIGGDYKGTTPLTLNLAPGTYDVKLTMKDYEDYTTTVTLSPGETKSLSATLKPAYGYLSVESDPSGAEVYVDGNYIGTTPITDYKLSPGEHSIRIKKDGYEEYTKTVSVEAGKSVSVSAGLVAIQTIQETTTTHSETVYSQTKQSSPTEAGRTDGGLNPTYLIAALIGLIAVGGIAAKAKGGKPKPSPLAERAVTPAPAKKPAPKPASNPVPYFPPELLDKYEPLEFLGEGGFAKVFKVKRKSDGKVIALKVSRLDEKAKRFFLKEVKAWRLLDHKNIVKLYNAFDEPLPHLEIEFVDGIEINGEVIRDLGKYPKPVDEEKALSFIRGIAEGLKHAHGKQVYHRDLKPQNVLITSDLTPKITDWGLAKVGAVSTTATTTKGLTLLYAAPEQLDDETYGHTDQRTDIYQLGLIFYELLTGKLPYQGTSPAVVMAKVINPAVKPKPPSHFNRALAKYDGIFEKLLAKRKGDRYGSVEEFLRDLELMKKLDEERKALEKEIERTKTTMSMTTDSRELKKLMRQLVEQLSRNALLHAQLNDKAGLINALEDLRAFTKEHKDEIENAISQFELMMRESVPISKSTLDELRVLLHKVQREVEG; this is encoded by the coding sequence GTGGGCGGAGGAGTTTGGGGGGTAGTATTTATGAAAAACAAAAAACTATGCGCTGTAATTTTGTTTTTTTTAGCAATAATACTTTCAGCAAATAATGTATCCAGTGCATCGAGTAATCTCAGCAATTATCTGTTATGGCAACGGGATAACCCTGCTGGTTGTGCCATAGCAATGAACGATCAATACATTGCAATTGGCCAAGATGGTTGGATTACAGGAGGGATTTCAAGGATATATCTAGTGGATATCACGGGAAATATGCTTTGGAGCTATCAATTTCAGGATATTTCATATTTAATAGACATTGCAATTTCTTCGGAGAATAATATCATTGTAGCAATTAGCCAACAGGAGCTAGTTGCGTTAACGCCTCAAGGTAAGACATTATACAAACAGTCTATATGGGGCGGTGATTATGTATCTGTTGACACAACATCTTACGGAGAATATACTGTAGTAGGAACAGGAATCATGGCAGATACAAATGAAGGTCCAAAACAATGGGGAGAAATATATTTAGTAAGCTCAAGTGGAAGTATAACATGGAAGAAAACCATTGATGGTAAATCTATCACTGCAGTAGCAATTAGTGATGATGGATCATACATTGTGGCTGGCACAGGTTGTTTAAGTGGAACGGGAGAGATTAGTAGTTCACAGTGTGGTGAGATTTACATTTTAGATAAAAGTGGAAATATAATAAACCAATATATAACATCAGCAAACGTAGATTCAATTGACATCTCACCTGATGGTAAGTATATAAGTGTGGGGCTAACAAATGGAGATCTCTTGATATTAGACAGGAGTACCCTACTACTCGTGGGAGAATATCATTATTCATCAAGTATACACTCTGTGTCAATATCTGGACCTCCATATAAGATAGCGGCAACATTCTTTACCAGTGTAGTCATATTGGATATCAGAGGAAATGAATTACTAAAGGGTGATGTCGGAAGGGGACCAGTGTATGTAGCAATAACGAAGAATGGCAATAATCTTGCTGTAATTAATGAGGAGGAGCTACAGATGTATACTATCATACCCCCACATATAACAGTGCGGTCTTATCCATCAGGGGCAGAAGTATACTTAAATGGCAGATTAATAGGCCAAACTCCCATTGAGAACTACCAAGTTGACCCAGGAACTTACGAAGTTAAGATCATTAAAGAAGGTTACCAGGACTACACGACAACAGTAACGCTGGATGCAGGGGAGTCTAAGACTATCTCAGCAACGCTAACGCCAACTTTTGGGTATTTAACAATTTATTCTTCTCCTTCTGGAGCTGAGGTTTATCTTAATGGAACATACATAGGAACCACACCCGTAGAGAACCACAAACTTGATGTTGGAACTTATGAAATTGAAATCAAAAAGGAGAGTTACTCCCAATATACACAAAAGGTCACAATAAACCCAGGAGAAACAACAACCCTCAATGTCAATCTTAACGAGCTACCAGCAAGTTTGAGAATAGAGTCAACACCATCCGGAGCAGAAGTCTATATTAATGGTGACTATTACGGTACAACACCTATTGAGACCACTCTATCAGCTGGAACTTATACAATAAGGATAACAAAACAGGATTATGAGGATTACACAACCAAAATAACCTTGGAAGCAGGAGGTGAAAAGAAACTTACCGCAACCCTCACGCCGAAGTTCGGCTACCTAACCGTCACATCATCTCCCTCCGGAGCTGAAGTTTATGTTGACAGCAATTACATTGGAACAACACCCCTGGAGGATTACAAGCTCTCCACTGGAGAACACAGCGTTGTGGTGAAGAAGAACGATTACCAGGATTACGAAACAACGGTAACCATCGAACCGGGCAAAACTGAGAAGCTTGAGGTGACTCTCTCAAAAGAGCCAGGAACGCTTAAAATAACCTCAGAACCCTCCGGAGCGAAGGTCTACATAGGTGGCGATTACAAGGGAACGACACCCTTAACACTCAATTTAGCGCCCGGAACTTACGATGTTAAGCTTACCATGAAGGACTACGAGGACTACACCACTACCGTGACCCTCTCGCCGGGAGAAACCAAAAGTCTTTCCGCGACCTTAAAGCCCGCCTACGGCTATCTGAGCGTTGAAAGCGATCCTTCCGGAGCCGAGGTTTACGTCGACGGTAACTACATCGGAACAACCCCCATAACCGATTACAAACTCTCCCCCGGAGAACACTCCATCAGAATCAAGAAAGACGGATACGAAGAATATACGAAGACCGTTAGCGTTGAGGCCGGAAAGAGCGTCAGCGTTTCTGCGGGCTTGGTGGCGATTCAAACAATACAGGAAACAACCACTACTCACTCCGAAACCGTGTACTCACAAACCAAACAATCATCCCCGACGGAAGCTGGCAGGACTGACGGGGGACTGAACCCTACCTATCTCATCGCCGCCCTCATCGGTCTTATTGCAGTCGGCGGCATCGCCGCTAAAGCTAAAGGCGGAAAGCCCAAGCCTTCTCCACTGGCGGAGAGAGCCGTGACTCCGGCCCCAGCAAAGAAACCAGCACCAAAACCCGCGTCAAACCCCGTCCCCTACTTCCCGCCAGAGCTTTTAGACAAATACGAGCCCCTCGAATTCCTCGGCGAGGGTGGCTTTGCAAAGGTCTTTAAGGTTAAACGTAAGTCCGACGGAAAGGTGATAGCCCTCAAGGTTTCCCGCCTGGATGAGAAGGCCAAACGATTTTTCCTCAAGGAGGTTAAAGCTTGGCGCCTGCTCGACCATAAGAACATCGTCAAGCTCTACAACGCCTTTGATGAACCACTACCACACCTTGAAATAGAGTTCGTTGATGGTATTGAGATTAACGGTGAGGTCATAAGGGATCTTGGAAAGTATCCGAAGCCCGTCGATGAGGAGAAGGCGTTGAGCTTCATCAGGGGTATTGCTGAAGGACTGAAGCACGCCCACGGCAAGCAGGTTTACCACAGGGATTTGAAGCCCCAGAACGTCCTCATAACGAGCGATTTGACTCCCAAGATAACGGACTGGGGGCTGGCCAAGGTCGGCGCCGTCTCCACGACGGCGACAACCACAAAGGGCTTAACGCTTCTCTACGCCGCTCCAGAACAGCTCGACGACGAGACCTACGGCCACACCGACCAGAGGACGGACATCTATCAGCTCGGCCTCATCTTCTACGAACTTCTAACGGGTAAGCTCCCCTATCAGGGGACTTCTCCGGCGGTGGTGATGGCCAAGGTTATTAATCCCGCCGTGAAGCCAAAGCCGCCGAGCCACTTCAACAGGGCCCTGGCGAAGTACGATGGCATTTTTGAGAAGCTCTTAGCTAAGAGGAAGGGGGACCGCTATGGGAGCGTTGAGGAGTTCCTCCGCGATCTTGAGCTGATGAAGAAGCTCGACGAGGAGAGGAAAGCCCTTGAAAAGGAGATTGAAAGGACGAAGACGACGATGAGCATGACAACCGACAGCAGAGAGCTTAAAAAGCTCATGCGCCAGCTCGTGGAACAGCTGAGCAGGAACGCCCTGCTCCACGCCCAGCTCAACGACAAGGCGGGGTTAATAAACGCGCTTGAGGACTTAAGGGCCTTCACTAAAGAGCACAAAGACGAAATTGAGAACGCCATAAGCCAGTTCGAGCTGATGATGCGGGAGAGCGTTCCGATAAGCAAGTCAACGCTGGATGAGCTGAGGGTTCTCCTTCACAAAGTTCAGAGGGAGGTTGAGGGCTAA
- a CDS encoding ATP-binding protein, which yields MQSLYLSLFEKCRKGYEAELARGKVDEARKYALNCAEILKALAEKAPDRREFYLEKAKRWEEVAEELKIPSSRKERASPREGAPADEYRAQVEGLITSSTVTWRDIGGLDDVKRLLAKNVAIAFAKRPEAIKPWKGILLFGPPGTGKTLLASAAAGSLKATFFNVKASDVLSKYYGESSKLITALYGLAREKAPSIVFIDEVDALSLRRENVHEATRRALATLLSEIDGFKGGGEKFVLTLASTNTPWDLDEALLSRFPLRIYVPLPDKEAVKEIVRIHTRGLDTSTLDLEAIAEESVKRLYSGREIANLCNLAIHHMLEEENPELADLERLSSIEVEGLKLKVRPLEMEDFEEAFKRIKSPLTRKEIERYEKWARQFGGSLYER from the coding sequence ATGCAGTCACTCTACCTCTCCCTTTTTGAGAAATGCAGAAAGGGGTACGAGGCGGAGCTGGCGAGGGGCAAGGTAGACGAGGCCAGAAAGTACGCCCTCAATTGCGCGGAGATCCTGAAGGCACTGGCGGAGAAGGCGCCCGACAGGAGAGAATTCTACCTGGAAAAGGCAAAGCGCTGGGAAGAGGTAGCCGAGGAACTCAAGATCCCATCATCGCGCAAAGAGCGAGCCAGTCCCAGGGAAGGAGCACCCGCCGATGAGTACAGGGCACAGGTGGAGGGGCTGATAACCAGTTCCACCGTCACGTGGAGGGACATAGGGGGGCTGGATGATGTCAAGAGATTGCTCGCCAAGAACGTGGCCATAGCCTTTGCAAAGAGGCCCGAAGCCATAAAGCCGTGGAAGGGAATCCTCCTCTTCGGTCCACCGGGGACGGGTAAGACCCTCCTCGCTTCAGCGGCGGCTGGGAGCTTGAAGGCCACGTTCTTCAATGTTAAAGCTTCAGACGTACTCAGCAAGTACTACGGCGAGTCCTCAAAGCTGATAACAGCCCTGTACGGGCTGGCGAGGGAGAAGGCCCCCAGCATAGTTTTCATCGACGAGGTCGATGCATTGAGCTTGAGACGCGAGAACGTCCACGAGGCCACCAGGAGGGCTTTAGCAACCCTCTTGTCCGAGATAGACGGCTTCAAAGGAGGGGGAGAAAAGTTCGTCCTCACGCTGGCCTCAACCAACACTCCCTGGGACCTCGACGAGGCGCTGCTCTCGAGGTTTCCACTGAGGATTTACGTGCCACTGCCAGACAAGGAGGCCGTCAAGGAGATCGTGAGGATACACACCAGGGGTCTGGACACAAGCACGCTCGACCTCGAGGCTATAGCAGAGGAGAGCGTGAAGCGCCTGTATTCAGGCAGGGAGATAGCGAACCTGTGCAACCTGGCAATACATCACATGCTCGAAGAGGAGAACCCCGAGCTCGCCGACTTGGAAAGACTTTCCAGCATCGAGGTTGAGGGCCTCAAGCTCAAGGTCAGACCGCTGGAGATGGAGGATTTTGAGGAGGCGTTTAAGAGGATTAAAAGCCCGCTGACGAGGAAAGAAATTGAAAGGTACGAGAAGTGGGCCAGGCAGTTCGGGGGGAGCCTGTATGAAAGATAA
- a CDS encoding PEGA domain-containing protein gives MKDKSVGSAFVMMIIIVSILFFLEVPHPYVSAEDELGYTLPVSVGEIKTLIDQNGDEYKIKVIDVNVGSGKALIHIVYPSGNSQTTTLAKNQELSLGTMIVTLKDTYIAINGKVIAIFLIYGLRAVEGYSSLLINSTPIGAEVYINQERVGYTPLTYLASVGDYYILM, from the coding sequence ATGAAAGATAAGAGTGTGGGTTCGGCATTTGTTATGATGATCATTATTGTAAGCATACTCTTCTTCTTGGAAGTGCCTCATCCATATGTTTCAGCAGAGGATGAGCTTGGATACACTCTTCCAGTTTCAGTCGGGGAAATTAAAACACTGATAGACCAAAATGGAGATGAATATAAAATAAAAGTTATAGACGTAAATGTTGGCAGTGGAAAAGCATTAATTCACATAGTATACCCAAGTGGTAACTCACAAACTACTACACTGGCAAAAAACCAGGAACTGTCATTAGGCACTATGATAGTGACACTAAAAGATACTTATATTGCTATTAATGGCAAGGTTATTGCCATATTTTTAATTTATGGCCTACGTGCTGTTGAAGGGTACTCCTCATTGTTAATAAACTCTACCCCCATTGGAGCGGAGGTCTACATAAATCAGGAAAGAGTGGGGTACACTCCTTTGACCTATCTTGCCAGTGTCGGTGATTACTACATACTAATGTAG